Within Theileria orientalis strain Shintoku DNA, chromosome 4, complete genome, the genomic segment catttctCAATGGCACTAGAAGACTTTAAGTACGTAAGAACAAGACCAATTAAAAAAGTGGAATCGATCATGGATGGAAGAGAATTGGTGTACCAGGAACTGCTGGAAGATTGCGAAATCGGATGGGCAAAAGGACCAACAATAGAGCTTATGGAAATACACTCGAGAGACTCAAACGTGTATTTTGTGAATACAAACGTAGAAAATGAAAGTAAAAACatagttatatataaattaagtaaacAAGAGAGATAGAGGAGAAAACACTAGACTGAAATGAACCTGCTTGTTGTTTCAGGAAGGAATAACACAGCCAGAAGTGGAAGCATAAAACACAGAAACTCATTGATTTTTAGACGCGAAGAAAAAGTGGCACGAAACGTCGCAAGTCAGATTCATACAAATAGTGGACAGGGCCATAGGAAcaaaaaaaggaaagtaTGTGACGATCACAGGGAAGCAGGAGAGAGAGCTGGTGGAAAAGATCCAGGAGCTGGAAAGCAAGAAGGACAAGTCGAGCTTTAGAGCCAGCAAAGGCATAGCGCCTGCAATCatcattataataataactttaatgtaaaataatacaacTACGTACATAGATTAAAAAGAGTAGAAAAGTAtgagataaatataagcaCAACTAgcagaaaataaaaaagtaagcTGTGGATTGATTAAAAAGGGATTCAGTAAGTAAATAAGTGAAGAATCTAGTAAAAATAGAGTGATTATAAATGGAAAAGGTGAAAGTAACGGTAAGTGTAGAATCAAGAGACAAAGAGAggagaaaaaaaataataaataaaaaatattaaaaaatattaaaaaaaaagtaatttaggttattgttgttaaatATGGGCTAGGAGTGAAACAACTACAATTTTAAGTTAGTACTGCCACACATTTTAGCCAGTGGAGTtacgtttatttataatattcgCAAGGATTGTTAATGAGATTTCACAGAAATAAACTCCCGTAATgctgatttaaaaatgtcaaTTGATACTCTGCCACCAAAGACCACAGGCTCCGATTTGTACACAAAACTCAAAGACCTAGAAAAACAGCTGGAATTGTGCGAAATTCAGGTAAGAATCTTTGCCAATACTGGAAGATATATCAACTACTACGGATTTGTCACCACTCCGTAATTAAAACAGTCGACTATCTTTAACGGTTATGCAGGAAAACTACATCAGGGAAGAACACAAAAACCTACAAATTGAACTCATTCGAGCCCGAAATGAAATCAAGAGGATTCAAAGCGTGCCGCTGGTAATTGGACAGTTTCTGGACATAATTGACAAAAACTATGGGATCGTTTCCTCGACAGCAGGGTCGAACTACTACGTCCGAATCCTGTCCACCATCAACAGGTAAGTTTGGCGCACTTGGCTCGCACAAACAGTTTAGCTGactaataaaaacaacatctTAGGGAGCTCCTGACGCCGAACACGTCCGTAGCCCTGCACAGGCACAGCCACAGCGTGGTGGACGTGCTCCCGCCGGAGGCAGACTCGTCAATTCAAATGCTGCAAGTCTCGGAGAAGCCAGACGTGACCTACTCGGTATGCCTCGGCACAACAGCCAACCTGAGTTTAATTGGAGAACAATCACTAACACGCGTGTAGGACATCGGAGGGCTGGACTCGCAGAAACAGGAGATAAAAGAGGCAGTCGAGCTGCCGCTGACGTGCCCTCACCTGTATCGCCAAATCGGAATAGACCCGCCAGTGGGAGTTTTGCTATACGGGCCGCCAGGTAAGTTACACGCACTAGTATTGGAGCGTCCGACCTTTTAAACCATGCAATAACGATAAAACAGGGACTGGGAAGACCATGCTCGCAAAGGCAGTTGCACACCACACTGAGGCAACATTTATTCGTTTCGTCGGCTCGGAGTTTGTGCAAAAGTACCTGGGAGAGGGGCCCAGGATGGTCAGGGACATTTTCAGGTACATATCAGCCCAGTTATTGCCTATTTGTCGCTAGTTGCCAGTTATCAAGCTATTGGCCAGTAGTCCCTAGTTATATAGAGTATATTGAGTTGTTACAAGCCGCAAGCAGCCATGAGCAGAAGTTAACGATCTTATGCAGACTCGCCCGCGAGAACGCACCGAGCATTCTTTTTATCGACGAAGTCGACGCGATTGCGACAAAGAGATTTGACGCACAGACGGGGGCTGACAGAGAAGTTCAGCGTATCCTCCTGGAATTACTGAATCAAATGGACGGATTCGATAAGAACGCATCAGTAAAAGTCATCATGGCAACAAATAGAGCGGATACGTTAGATCCAGCACTGCTGAGACCAGGAAGACTGGATAGGAAGATAGAGTTCCCGCTCCCGGACAGGAGACAGAGGAGACTGATCTTCCAGACGATAACGAACAAGATGAATTTGTCGAAAGATATAGATATAGAAACATGTGAGTTTCGCACACTGGCAATTGGATTGGCAATTGGCGCTTTAGTCAGCTATTTGACAACAATTAAATGATTTTCAGTTGTGGCGAGGCCAGAGAAGATATCAGCTGCAGACATTTCGGCGATCTGTTTGGAGGCCGGGCTCCAGGCAATTCGCAAGAATCGGTATCACATAGAGCCACCTACCTAAATATAAGCACACATGGCCAGTAATTCATGGATTTACAGATACGTCGTCAACACCAGGGACTTTGAGCAGGGCTGGAAGAGAATCGTGAAGAGGCACGACAGAGACTACCAGTTCTACggaatataatttttaaacatggactacacatttacttaCAGTTTATACAGTGGAAGGACGAAAAGTGGCTCCCCTTAGCCCTCATATGTGTACCTCACATTTCTGTGCTGCCTAATTATTGTATGCTTAtcgcttcttcttcactccattgatttatttaaagtaaaatggaACCCTTAGACGGAGATATTAAAAAGGCCGAGACCATCTTGAGAGGGCATCGCATCGACATTAAGCGAAAGTCGCAGATCGCTAAGCAAATTAGGCAACTGAAATCGGTACAAACATTAGTAACATCCAGtcatttatatatgatTCTGAAATcgatattttaattaatatcaCTTGTAACGGCCCTAATAAAAACTTGTAGAAGAAAAAGTCGCTTCGTGATAAAAACGCAATTGTATCGCTAAATaccatatttaaaaaatctaaaaaaatagatttgGACAACAAAAGGTATattattgattattattaccCTTATGATGCACAATGATTGAATTTACTGTAATTTTGCGCACGTTACCGTTAGATTCCACGTACCGCCTTAAATACCCATCATTTACTTAAATGGTTGTGTAGAAATGAGTCACTGAataagaagataaaaaataaagtaaacctaaagaagaataaagataaaaaacacaGCCTTTTGTTTGTTGTTAAAAACTACAACAAGGCAGAGTCCACGGTGTCAAATCAGCATTTAAAGGTACAGTTTAGCTAATTTTATACGTTATCAGTATagaaattatatacacacacacataagAGCAATTAGTCGCGTACATCGAAAATATGTTCAGGAAATTGGACTTgctaaaataaacacaggAAGACTGATGAGCAATTCAGCAGAGAATGAACTGCTCATTCAAAAGGTGCTACCCTTTGTATACTTCGGAGAAATCAGCCTTAAAAACCTAAGGGACCTGCTTCACAAGAGGTAACAGACAGTTATATATGGAAGTTCCATTGTTAAATAGATATACGTGTGTATATGGTCAAGTGGCACTTGGGCTGTCATGATTAAGAAATCACGAATGATTTTGGTGATTAAACTAGAGTGAAGCTATGAACAGCCCATTGCACTATTGACTTCTGAGGGCCCATAAGAGCGAGTTTGAGGCTCTAATGGCCAGATGCAGAATGCTTTCCTAGGTAAATTAACATACACCACACTCCCAACACGAGTAACTACAAATTGGAACCACTGGAGTCATCTGtgcaattatttatattttataaaatcagcataaatacaaatgtgGCTCAGGGGCACAATATACGACAGCGGAAGGCTGAAGCTGATCAACAACAATCTGCTCGTCGAAGACAATTTCAAACATTACAACATCTACAGCTTAGACGAGTTGATAGACAACATATACTACGGGCAGGGGAATCATGAGGATATTCTGCTGAAGTTAGGTCCGATCAACTTATCGAAGCTGGACCCGTACAAAAGGTACCACGCCTACCTGGGCATACCAGGTCCCATTTTAAGATCCACTAACCTTTGCTTATAGGCACTTCGACAACAGAAACAAGCACGGGAAAGTCAACATCAACGAGATACTACTCGACCAGTAGGTGTTAAGCTAACAATAAACTGCAATGTGCCAGTACGTTGAACGACCTATGTCGAGGCAGTTGAAATAATTGATACACCTCCCATGGAAGGTACGAAGACAAATGTAAGTTAACAAAGGaatatagtaaattaataggTCGTATGATAATTGTATGTATGACGAGGAGCATCGCTATAGTGTAAATTAGTTTACTGGAGAAATGCAACAGTTTTTCAACAAGTATTATTTTTGAAGGTAACAGTAGTATAATTATTGTACtaaatattcatatattattatgaGATAGATACACAGCTTCCCTTGCAAGCCCCAGTCCATAGCACAGATCTCAGAGCTGCTCTCCAGGCCTCTAACTTAAGGCAGTTAGgatgataaatttaaattccagaattgtaaattagctcaaaatatacacgaaataaaatacaaagctttatattttttaactgcCGCTTTTGCTGAACACCTGAACAAATGCATAATTTATTGCCTATATAGCTTCTGATGAACTTCCATAACACACTAATATGGTCgttcatatatttaaatatttatatagaGAATATAGTGGAATCCACTGATAATTCGCCCGTTTCTAGTTCTGGCTCTGATGGCAGCAATTTGTCAACTGCTCCACCATCTAATGTCTCAACAGACGATGTGGATATTAGTACAGTAGATACCAGTGGATTTGGAATCGGCTGGAACAGATCTGTGTCATTAATGGATTCAAATTACACAGGATTATCACGATCACTTTCAACTACTATACCTGACCTAAGTAAATTAGGTTCAGATTATGGTGAAGATGATGATATGGTCATTATAGACTCATCAGACGTTTCAAGTGGCGGAAGTAGTAGCAACAATCAGTGTATACCAATAGAATCATGTACCAGTAATTCACTTCCCCCtcaaaaatcaaataaaatatcagtGTATAATGATTCTTCACTATTGAGCATGATAAAAACTTTGAGCCAGTTGCATCTTATAGATTTCATAGATTCATTGgcaaataaattaataactcGCGACTCTGAATATGATATCGTAAAAGATTTACATAACTTTATTGCCAAAGCGAATTTAAGCACTCAGCCAATACTTCTCGACCTCACTGAACTTCTTAGCTCTGGTGAGTATAAATGGAAATCTATAGGAGATACTGTTCTTTACACGGCTATTGATGGATACGGATTCAAATTGGTTATGAAGAACACTACTGTTTTATGGCACacaaatgaaataaaggaTTACGCCACTAAAATTGAGTGCAATAACAAAAGTCACACAGTTACAATACACAAATCTGATGGAAACACACAAGAGATTAAACTCACGACTGACCAAGAAACTAGCACAGAGTCAGACACCCCTGAATGTCAACAAGATACAGCTATAAAACATACAACTGTACTCAACATCAACAAATTAGCAAATTGTAGAGAATATAGGTGGAGATTTTCTAATGGTTTAGTCACATGTATCGCAAATGAACAATACGGATTTAGAATAGTGAGACAGGATAACAATGTCTTATGGCACACTATTAATCGCAATCAATGCCCCAAAAAAGTAGAGTGTGACTACCCAAACAGAAAAGTCACTATACATATGTTAGACGGAACTACATTTGTAAAGCATTTTGAACGAGAACCAGAAGCAAATACATTGATAACAATTGATATTCAGAACGTATCAAGTACAAAATACTACACATACGagaaatttaaaaactacGCCATATATCAACCTATTTGGCCATACCGAGTAAAAAAAGTCCAAAATGATGGCGTAATATTATGGTGGTACAGAGATAATATGCACCCTCATACAATAAATGTGTCTGACAAAAAAGACGGGAAAAGGACTTTGGTTCTGTATTTTGAGTCTGATGCCATAGAATTTATTGATCCTACGGATAATAGTAATCATCAAGATAAAAAAGAACATGCTTCAGCTACTACATCAATTTCGACTGACAATTCTGGATCCGAAGGAAAAGACTTTTCATCAGATGACCAAAATAGTGACCAGTCTAGCTTAGAACGTACTTATTCACCAGCACATCAAGATGGAAGTAACACTATACAACCAAAAGTTAAACTATTAAAGGCCGATACTGCTGATGCAACCAAAAATTTGGAACTAAGCAATAATGAATATAGTTCGTCTACAAATGATGATGTGGTTACATACCAGATTGCCAACGGTGTTAATTGTACCAGATTGATGATTGACGATGTTTTATTGTGGGAATACGACCAAAACCAACGAGAAGGTAAATACCCCAAATTAGTAgaatattattcaatttcaAAAACATTTGTAATCATCTTTGACgaattttatattgtatgtgaagaggaaggtgaTAACTGGGTATGTAATATAACGGATACTTCTGGAGTTAAGTTGTTTACTGTTGATCCCAACGACAATGCCAAAGTGGTTGAACTTGATAATACGCAGTTAACCTTAATTAAAGATGGATTTAGAGATTCATACCAGATAGCACAGGGTGTTAATTGCGTCCTTCTTAAGTATAACGGTGTATTATTATGGCAGTACGATccaaatatacaatgtgCCTTACATCCCAAATCATTAGATCATGATATAATCAATGATATTTTAGTACTCAGGTTTGAAGGATTAGGTATGACTATTGTAAAGAACGATCAAGGTCAGTGGGTGTTTACTGAATCTGGACCACTACCCGTCAAATTCCATGTAGTTGATCCTAATGATGCAACCAAGACAGTCGAACTCGCTAGTAATAACCTCACAGTAACTCCAAGTGGTGATATTACTACATTCACTATCGCAGACAATGTTAATTGTACCAAATTGACGTATGGTCAAGTTTTATTATGGCAACATGATGCTAATAAACACAGTGGAAAGCATCCAATCTCTCTAAATTATGATACTCGAACTGAGGTTTTAgtacttaaatttaaggGGTTGGATATCACATTTGCAAAAAATCAGCAAGGCGTTTGGATATATAACGAAACAGGCCCTTTAGCCATCAAATTACACGTACCTGAGCCCAATGATCCTAATAACACAGTAGAACTTGATACTACCCAGTTTACAGTAACTGAAAGTGGTGATATGACCACATTCACTATAGCAGACAATGTTGATACTATCGCATTAACTTATGGATCAGTTATATTATGGCAACATGATCCTAATAAACACAGTGGAAAGCACCCTAAGTCATTAGTTTATACCAGATCCACAGAAACACTCGTACTTAAATTTGAAGGTATAGATGTGACTTTTGCAAAGAATAACGAAGGTGTATGGGAGTACACAGAGACCGATACGTCTGCTAGTAGTGTAGTCTCTACATCTGGATCAGATGACAAATCGGCAGATGAAACATCGGTTTTACAACCATCAATTGAGATAACCTCTTCAATACCTCAGGAACAGCAGCAAGAACAGCAACTGgataataaagaagaaaCTGCCAAGCCACAAGATGAAACTAAGCCGGTCTCATCACCTGAATCAACGTTAGTTTCACCATCTGAACCCGAAACAACTTCTGTAACCCAGCCAACACCTGAGATTACCTCTTCAATATCTCAGGACCAGCAACTGGTTGAGGAACAACAGGAACAAGTATAAGCATTTGATAGTTCAGGCAGTATTTCAGAATTTGGCTCGCCAATTGTAGATCTGgatcaattattttaacaatgaATTTGGATTATATACCAATTTCAATGCAAAGTTGTCAAATCGTAATAGCCAAAGTAAGACATTTGTCATTACGGGTCATTCATTTGACTAATATCGTATTTATATCTTTACCATACATCTCCCAATGAACAAAGGGTGTGAGGTTTTAGCCAAATTTTGTGTAGATTAATGTGACTCAACTGACCTTGAACACTGGAGTTTATCGCAATATCGGAAAAATTGACTATTTGTAACATAGTTTATTCAGTTACAATGATCAATTTCAAATCAGCTAGTTTTGGACTAAATATCTAACACCTAACccattatttaatttattttgtttattttgtatagTACATAATCTATAGTTTAATATCCATTTAAATACAGTTTGCGcacttttttatatatattatttcgATTAACCTTGATATTCCATTATAAAATCTTAAATTTTTTCacacattttgtttaaaatatattatactaaataatttgtcATTTATGGCTATGATTATTGTATTACactgtttattattataaattacGGTATACAGAATGCTGAGTATTTATTCAGTACTTATTAGCATCTACTAAATCTGGTTggttaatattaataaacataagAGTCTgaaacataataaaaaatttcaAATAGAGATTCAAGTcaattacattaaaattgtcATAGGATATGAATTCTGAAAACAAACAGGAACAAAATTATGGTAAACGAACATAAAaaagatttattttaatttaacaacTGAAAATGAGGCTTAACTAAACCATAAGGAGTTAATTATTCCAATAACATTTCAAAAGTATTTTATGAAAGGTGTGTTTAATAGTTTAACCAGGAACTCATCgtaaaaatgaagtaaTTACGATTAACCATAAATCGTTATCCTCTAACTTAAGGTAATTATGTGGAGATTGATCTATTATTCAAGTACGATGATACCATGTATATCGTATAATTAACCCTATATTTGCTGACCCATATCTGTATTTGCATCCGACCCTTTTagattataatttaatcttTTGTAtaagttatatttaatttctcTTAATATTCAAGTCGAAATCTGACCATCAACAATTATAGTTTTTCAATTATGTTCGGTGGTGTGTTGAAAGCTTTGGTTGTCATTTATGTGTCATCACAGTACAACCTCTGGTCAATGGCCCATGAGCTTAACTTTGGCAAAAGCTCATTCATgtcaaaattaaattccCTCTCAGATGGCCAAGATGACTTAATAACATGGCTTTATGGACCATACAAAAAAGTTCCAATATACGGCCAAGACCCTCTCGATCAGTGGCTATATGGACCAAATCTCTCTCAGAAGCCAGTTGAAGAAAACCTTACCACATCCTTTAAAACTTTTAAAGCTCCAGCTAAATCAACTGAAAGTTTAGAGAAGAAATTTGAATTTTCAGTGCCAAAAGTGACGGAAAACACATCACACGTCACATCCGTAGATGTTCCATCAGACTCACTTTCATGCGGAGATGAGTCAGATGAAGATGTTCCTTATGCTCCAAGGAACATAAAATACccattttaaatgtgtataaaacacatttatgaaGTATTGTCTACATGTATTTTGAATATCGAAATACATACAAAAATACTCGAACCTATGTTTTAAAGGAAAATATCCTCACACATATATCAAATCATTTTGTagaatatttgatatttgtgTAACCAAGTCCTGGTAACCAAATGTTTGGTTGATCAGTTTGATGAATGGATTGTCATaagaatttaatttataattcttAGTATATATGGCTAAacattcttattttatttacacatgtgatttatttaaagtGTTATGCAACTTTTATTATGATTTGTTTCTGATATTGATGTGTACATGGAATCATGTAAATTTAGACAAATTTATTGTACTATCACatataaaactaatagGCATTGATATTGAAAAAACAGTAtggaaaaaatttaaaatattgttttcaaacatatttgtaaattacaataaaatgtgtaggcaAAATGATCATATTTTGGACTTTTGTGTAAAATCGTAGAATGtcttaaattgtttatttttcattttataatttgtCAATACACatgttataattttataaccAATTTCGAAGGTGTATATATTGGTTCTCACCATTTATTCAATAAATTATAGTAATTTACACCTTGCTTTTAAAGATCTATTTTTACTCCCCCATGCATATGAGTTGtctatgtgtgtatttctATAAAATGCTTCTATAAATGGATGTGTCAATAGAATTAAAATCCTTGCTCATAAACTTGTTATTTGTATACAGTAAAAACTTTGTACAATCTCGACATAATGACAATTCAGGCCCTACTGAGGCCGAAGACCGATTAAATGTTTTCTCTCAAAATTTAGAGTTTAATAATGTTTTTACCAATAAACGGCCTGAAAATGTGGAAAGATcaactaatttaaataaatccaAATTTCGCCTAGTCATCGTTGATATTAACGATAAGAGGTCTAATGATTTGGTTGACTATCGGTACAATGCCCCGAAtgatatacacattttcacaGCCATTCAACCCAACGTAATTAAAAGGGTTATGGATGGCGAAAAATTACTATGGGACTCTGGAAATAAGGAGTTTGCTGAtgaaatatttgtaaaatatagtGAGGGTAAGCCTACCCTTAGAATTCATTCTTTCGGAGATGAATCTCCCAGAGAGCTTGCCGCTCGTCCAATGGAAGTTGAgcctaaaaataaaaatgattttgtTGCATACAAAAtcgatgaaaataaattggcTGCTGAGCAACCACAATTGTCTGAGGACGGCAACTACAGAATTGTATGGAAACCCAGATATTCTGAGCATTACGGAAAGGCTTTACTCATACCTGATTCATCGGGCAGGCTTACGGTCAAAGCCATCTTTCCACAACCCAAGAAACTTGAGCTAGTTCCAGTTGCTTCCAAGAAATCTGTGAAAAAGGAGCCCGAAGAATTAACTAAGAAGAAAGCTGAAGAACTAACTAAAAGGGAAGCCCAAGAAGTTAAGGAGACCAAGGAAGTGACTCAACCAAAGGTTGCTACAGAAGAACAAAAACCAAAGGTATCAGCACCTAAACCAGAAAACGCTCCATTGATTGTTCCTAAAAGTCGCCTCAaagatttattaaataccgAAATTGTTGGTATCGATCTGAATATTAATTCAGATTCGAGCACCGACGAGTACAGTTTCAGAAGAAATTATGTTAATGACAAAATTTTTTCTGCAAAACCCGGCTATGGATTCAAAtctgttaaaaataatggaTCAACATTATGGGAAGCGAGAGACGCATCGCAGTATGCAGAATACGTTGACATTTATGACACTGGCCAAATGACAAGAGATATggtaatatttatgtataatgGAAATATAGCAAAATACAGGAGACCCTTTTTGAGCCCCGTATGGTTTAAACGTGAAGACCATAAAGAATTTTCTAAATACCTGAACAAGGACAACACTCCTAAAAAACGACAAACTGAGTATGTTATGGGATATTCAAAATCCGGAAGTCAATGTAACGCCTTTATTTGCGCCATAACATTCGGAACCTTCCAGTGCTGCTGAGGGTCCTGATAGGCAATTTAGAGTCAATGTAGTGTATCGCTATTAAGaattaattgtaaaatattttcaaatttaaagatttataatgtttttaatttgttttaaagtTTAACGGGAAAATTTGCACATTTGGTTATTTATCACATATTCATAGATATGTATGAATCTGTGAATAGTGAAATCATAGAACCATTATAACCAAATAGACATACAAAAACCGATTAGAAATAGACTATTTAAAAGCAAATGTGTTAagattataaattaaataacgGTTTTTGTATTCGTGTACCccatgtatatttaatatgttaCTTAAACCGGAAACACATCCTTTATTGATACGATAGTAAGTCCATAATACACTGATATGGTCGTTTGCACATTTTCTATCACCTGATTTATGGAATATGATGGAATCAAACCGTTATAAGGACAGTTGGCCCGCTCTGCCAACCGTTAATGGTACCTCTATCATCCATGGCTCCTTCTGACAATTGATGctttttgtaatatttaaattgtaaaagtttaattaaaatgagaATTAACCAAATTTctttatgtacaatattaacTTTGGTACTACTAAGTAAATTCGATCTATTCACCTGCATCGAATTTAGTCAATCTGACCCATATACCCACAATGCTAATTCACCAAGTGTTTCTCATCAATCTGCAAGCAGTTCTTATAGTTATTCTCCTGCAGAAGATTCCTGGCAGGACCCAAACGACGTTATAATCACACGG encodes:
- a CDS encoding 26S protease regulatory subunit; this encodes MGSFPRQQGRTTTSESCPPSTGSS
- a CDS encoding uncharacterized protein (protein of unknown function DUF529 repeat containing protein); its protein translation is MNFHNTLIWSFIYLNIYIENIVESTDNSPVSSSGSDGSNLSTAPPSNVSTDDVDISTVDTSGFGIGWNRSVSLMDSNYTGLSRSLSTTIPDLSKLGSDYGEDDDMVIIDSSDVSSGGSSSNNQCIPIESCTSNSLPPQKSNKISVYNDSSLLSMIKTLSQLHLIDFIDSLANKLITRDSEYDIVKDLHNFIAKANLSTQPILLDLTELLSSGEYKWKSIGDTVLYTAIDGYGFKLVMKNTTVLWHTNEIKDYATKIECNNKSHTVTIHKSDGNTQEIKLTTDQETSTESDTPECQQDTAIKHTTVLNINKLANCREYRWRFSNGLVTCIANEQYGFRIVRQDNNVLWHTINRNQCPKKVECDYPNRKVTIHMLDGTTFVKHFEREPEANTLITIDIQNVSSTKYYTYEKFKNYAIYQPIWPYRVKKVQNDGVILWWYRDNMHPHTINVSDKKDGKRTLVLYFESDAIEFIDPTDNSNHQDKKEHASATTSISTDNSGSEGKDFSSDDQNSDQSSLERTYSPAHQDGSNTIQPKVKLLKADTADATKNLELSNNEYSSSTNDDVVTYQIANGVNCTRLMIDDVLLWEYDQNQREGKYPKLVEYYSISKTFVIIFDEFYIVCEEEGDNWVCNITDTSGVKLFTVDPNDNAKVVELDNTQLTLIKDGFRDSYQIAQGVNCVLLKYNGVLLWQYDPNIQCALHPKSLDHDIINDILVLRFEGLGMTIVKNDQGQWVFTESGPLPVKFHVVDPNDATKTVELASNNLTVTPSGDITTFTIADNVNCTKLTYGQVLLWQHDANKHSGKHPISLNYDTRTEVLVLKFKGLDITFAKNQQGVWIYNETGPLAIKLHVPEPNDPNNTVELDTTQFTVTESGDMTTFTIADNVDTIALTYGSVILWQHDPNKHSGKHPKSLVYTRSTETLVLKFEGIDVTFAKNNEGVWEYTETDTSASSVVSTSGSDDKSADETSVLQPSIEITSSIPQEQQQEQQLDNKEETAKPQDETKPVSSPESTLVSPSEPETTSVTQPTPEITSSISQDQQLVEEQQEQV